In Sulfitobacter sp. W027, a single window of DNA contains:
- a CDS encoding alpha/beta hydrolase — MSLRQHFLNRCLRLAEKPLLARANPQLLRAAMEMQARLFFKGPREVAAEWRDLPGAGSALWLIPQRPPTGSVILYIHGGGFVFGSPETHRAMVARLALLTGAQAVLPRYARVPEVSFPKPAEDVRAAWEALRQLGIAARDIVIGGDSAGGALVFDLLAQLCREGSALPAGAFGLSPLLDMTFSGSSFTQNAENDVLLPAARAAEMARLYLQNQSPENPRASPLFAEFDGAPPVWLTVSDSEILRDDSRRFAARLRNARVSVTIEEVHDLPHVWPLFQNHLPEARETLATLADWINALPPGQAGES, encoded by the coding sequence GTGAGCCTGCGCCAGCATTTTTTGAATCGCTGCCTGCGTCTGGCAGAGAAACCTCTGCTGGCGCGTGCAAACCCTCAACTCCTGCGGGCAGCGATGGAGATGCAAGCGCGGCTCTTTTTCAAGGGGCCGCGCGAAGTGGCCGCCGAATGGCGGGACTTGCCGGGGGCGGGATCGGCGCTTTGGCTTATACCACAGCGCCCTCCCACGGGCAGCGTGATCCTATACATCCATGGTGGCGGATTTGTCTTCGGCAGCCCGGAAACCCACCGCGCCATGGTCGCGCGTCTGGCGCTGCTGACCGGCGCGCAGGCGGTGCTGCCCCGCTATGCGCGGGTGCCGGAGGTGTCCTTTCCCAAACCTGCCGAAGACGTTCGCGCCGCTTGGGAGGCGCTGCGCCAGCTGGGCATCGCGGCGCGGGATATCGTGATCGGCGGCGACAGTGCGGGTGGTGCTTTGGTCTTTGACCTGTTGGCACAGCTTTGCCGCGAAGGGTCGGCACTGCCCGCGGGAGCTTTCGGGCTTTCCCCTCTGTTGGACATGACCTTTTCGGGGTCAAGTTTCACGCAGAACGCCGAGAATGACGTGCTGCTGCCCGCAGCCCGTGCGGCTGAGATGGCGCGGCTATATCTTCAAAATCAAAGCCCGGAAAACCCGCGCGCCAGTCCGCTCTTCGCTGAATTCGATGGCGCGCCGCCGGTTTGGCTCACCGTGAGTGACAGCGAAATTCTGCGCGATGACAGCCGTCGTTTTGCGGCCCGCCTGCGGAATGCACGCGTGTCTGTCACTATCGAGGAGGTTCATGATCTGCCGCATGTCTGGCCGCTGTTTCAGAACCACCTGCCGGAGGCGCGCGAGACCCTTGCGACCCTCGCCGATTGGATTAACGCCCTGCCGCCGGGTCAGGCAGGCGAAAGCTGA
- a CDS encoding RNA polymerase factor sigma-32, whose protein sequence is MSLQTAREFSLTRTAMKAELLDAETELQLAYAWRDQRDEAALHRLITAYMRLAISMAGKFKRYGAPMNDLIQEAGLGLMKAADKFDPDRGVRFSTYAVWWIKASIQDHVMRNWSMVRTGSTSSQKSLFFNMRRVQARLEREASAMGETLDKHQLRQMISTEIGVPLHDVEMMEGRLSGSDYSLNATQSAEDEGREWIEALADESAQAAERVEEQHDTAQLRNWLLTAMQGLSEREQFIVRERKLRDPSRTLESLGDELSLSKERVRQLEAAAFGKMRKSLELQSREVFAFLA, encoded by the coding sequence ATGTCATTGCAGACTGCTCGCGAATTTTCACTCACCCGCACCGCCATGAAAGCCGAATTGCTGGACGCTGAAACCGAGTTGCAACTGGCCTATGCGTGGCGTGATCAGCGGGACGAGGCCGCGCTGCATCGTCTGATCACCGCCTATATGCGCCTGGCAATCTCGATGGCTGGCAAGTTCAAACGCTACGGCGCGCCGATGAACGATCTGATTCAAGAGGCGGGTCTCGGCTTGATGAAAGCCGCCGACAAATTTGACCCCGACCGGGGCGTGCGGTTCTCGACCTATGCGGTTTGGTGGATCAAAGCGAGCATCCAAGACCACGTGATGCGCAATTGGTCCATGGTGCGGACCGGTTCGACTTCTTCGCAGAAATCCCTGTTCTTCAACATGCGCCGCGTGCAGGCCCGGTTGGAGCGTGAGGCTTCGGCAATGGGAGAGACACTCGACAAACACCAGTTGCGCCAGATGATTTCGACCGAGATTGGCGTACCGTTGCATGACGTCGAGATGATGGAAGGGCGGCTGTCTGGCTCTGACTACTCTCTTAATGCCACTCAGTCTGCTGAGGATGAGGGCCGCGAGTGGATTGAGGCCTTGGCCGATGAGAGTGCGCAGGCGGCTGAACGCGTCGAAGAGCAGCATGATACGGCGCAACTGCGCAATTGGCTGCTGACCGCAATGCAAGGGCTGTCTGAGCGCGAACAGTTCATTGTCCGCGAGCGTAAACTGCGCGATCCATCGCGCACGCTGGAGAGCCTTGGAGATGAGTTGAGCCTCAGCAAAGAGCGGGTGCGTCAGCTCGAAGCTGCGGCTTTCGGTAAAATGCGGAAATCGCTTGAATTGCAATCGCGTGAGGTCTTTGCCTTTCTGGCCTGA
- a CDS encoding histidine phosphatase family protein: protein MTIWHWVRHGPTHEKNFVGWRDVPADLSDAPRLARLNLHLPNEALLVSSDLIRAVHTADALSLPSRLRLPHEHGLRELHFGAWDGLHFSEVAARDPDLSRAYWETPGDVAAPDGESWNQTKARVDGVVAQINAAHPNAHVIAVAHFGVILTQVQQAQGGGPLEAMAHKIDNLSVTHLVHDRGTWRINGINHTP, encoded by the coding sequence GTGACCATTTGGCACTGGGTGCGCCACGGCCCAACCCATGAAAAAAACTTCGTCGGCTGGCGGGATGTCCCGGCTGACCTTTCCGATGCCCCCCGCCTCGCACGGTTGAACCTGCACCTGCCCAATGAGGCGCTGCTCGTGTCCTCGGACCTGATCCGCGCGGTGCATACGGCAGATGCGCTGTCCCTGCCCTCCCGTCTTCGTCTGCCCCATGAACATGGACTGCGAGAGCTGCATTTCGGCGCGTGGGACGGGCTGCATTTTTCCGAAGTCGCCGCGCGCGATCCCGACCTAAGCCGCGCCTATTGGGAGACCCCCGGTGATGTCGCGGCCCCCGATGGGGAAAGTTGGAATCAGACCAAAGCGCGCGTCGACGGGGTGGTCGCGCAGATTAACGCGGCCCATCCAAACGCCCATGTGATCGCCGTGGCGCATTTTGGGGTAATACTCACACAGGTTCAGCAGGCCCAAGGTGGCGGCCCGCTTGAGGCGATGGCCCATAAGATCGACAACCTCTCGGTCACACATTTGGTGCACGACCGCGGTACTTGGCGGATCAACGGAATTAATCATACCCCATAG
- the gshB gene encoding glutathione synthase: MKIAFQMDPIGDVNINADSSFRLAEEAQARGHELFFYTPDHLAYQEGRITARGYDFTVQRVQGDHAQFGEEREVDLADFDVVWLRQDPPFDMHYITSTHLLDRLKQTTLVVNDPFWVRNYPEKLLVLDFPHLTPPTTIARDLSTIKAFKAKHGDVILKPLYGNGGAGVFRLDANDRNLTSLHELFTGFSREPLIVQKFLPAVSKGDKRVILVDGEAVGAINRVPAEGETRSNMHVGGRPEKVGLTERDLEICAAIGPLLKEKGQIFVGIDVIGDYLTEINVTSPTGIQELERFDGVNIAGKIWEAIEARRG; this comes from the coding sequence ATGAAGATCGCCTTTCAAATGGACCCGATCGGGGACGTGAATATCAACGCCGACAGCAGCTTCCGGCTGGCCGAAGAGGCGCAGGCGCGCGGGCATGAGTTGTTCTTTTATACACCCGATCATTTGGCCTACCAAGAGGGGCGGATTACGGCGCGGGGCTATGACTTTACCGTGCAGCGCGTACAGGGCGACCACGCCCAGTTCGGAGAAGAGCGAGAGGTCGATCTGGCCGACTTCGACGTGGTTTGGCTGCGCCAAGACCCGCCTTTCGACATGCATTACATTACCTCGACCCATCTGCTGGACCGGTTGAAACAAACCACTTTGGTGGTCAACGATCCTTTCTGGGTGCGCAATTACCCCGAGAAGCTCTTGGTTCTCGACTTCCCGCATCTGACGCCGCCCACAACGATCGCGCGCGATCTATCGACCATCAAAGCGTTCAAAGCGAAACATGGCGATGTGATCCTAAAGCCGCTCTATGGCAATGGCGGCGCCGGGGTGTTCCGGCTTGACGCCAATGACCGCAACCTCACCTCACTGCATGAATTGTTCACCGGTTTCTCGCGGGAACCGCTGATCGTTCAAAAATTCCTGCCGGCCGTGTCGAAAGGCGACAAGCGGGTCATCCTTGTGGATGGTGAGGCTGTGGGCGCAATCAACCGCGTTCCGGCGGAGGGGGAGACGCGGTCGAACATGCATGTCGGCGGGCGGCCTGAGAAGGTCGGGCTGACTGAGCGCGATCTTGAAATTTGCGCGGCGATCGGTCCTTTGCTGAAAGAGAAAGGTCAAATTTTTGTCGGTATCGATGTGATCGGCGACTACCTGACTGAAATCAATGTCACCTCTCCCACAGGCATTCAGGAACTGGAACGGTTCGACGGGGTGAACATCGCGGGGAAAATCTGGGAGGCGATCGAGGCCCGTCGCGGGTGA
- a CDS encoding glutathione S-transferase, with protein MLENFDLPYRAHLVGLYSGTMADDLAPLAPLAPARLVPVLRLPDGTVVGETLAMAETLAERHPDAGLWPADPAARATARWLCAAMASGFGALRGACPMQLQHVWDGFEPDADTRQDLERIEDLWRHARSQQRSAGPWLFGAYSLADVFYAPVAARIVGYDLPVSSEARAYCEATINDPAFKAWRAAGLETKYDPFPYELGLPKRNWPVA; from the coding sequence ATGCTTGAGAACTTCGATCTGCCTTACCGCGCGCATCTGGTTGGTCTTTACAGCGGGACCATGGCCGATGACCTCGCCCCGCTCGCCCCGCTCGCCCCGGCGCGGCTGGTGCCTGTCCTGCGTCTGCCCGACGGCACAGTGGTAGGAGAGACGCTTGCCATGGCTGAAACACTGGCCGAACGGCATCCTGACGCCGGGCTATGGCCCGCCGATCCCGCTGCCCGCGCCACAGCACGTTGGCTATGCGCTGCGATGGCCTCCGGTTTCGGCGCGCTGCGCGGGGCCTGCCCGATGCAGTTGCAACATGTGTGGGACGGGTTCGAACCGGATGCCGACACCCGGCAGGATTTAGAGCGCATCGAAGATCTCTGGCGCCATGCCCGCAGCCAGCAGCGCAGCGCAGGGCCGTGGCTTTTCGGGGCCTACTCGCTCGCCGATGTGTTCTATGCCCCGGTCGCGGCACGGATCGTCGGCTACGACCTCCCCGTCTCGTCGGAGGCGCGGGCCTATTGCGAGGCCACGATCAATGATCCGGCCTTTAAGGCATGGCGCGCCGCAGGGCTGGAAACCAAATATGACCCGTTCCCCTATGAGCTTGGCCTGCCCAAACGGAACTGGCCAGTCGCCTGA
- a CDS encoding YifB family Mg chelatase-like AAA ATPase produces the protein MVSRAYTVAFQGVEARIVEVQCAVTAGLPGFSIVGLADKAVSEARDRVRTALSAMAIALPSKRITVNLSPADLPKEGSHFDLPIALALLSALDILPDDITQNVVALGELSLDGTLMPVVGALPAAMAAATHDRSLLCPTGSGAEAAWVGKTQVIAAANLGDVVRHYTGQVPITPAEPGEVPLIAAGRDLREVKGQERAKRALEIAAAGRHHLMLVGTPGSGKSMLAARLPGILPPLTATEALETSMIHSLAGLLDEGGISRSRPFREPHHTASMAAIIGGGRQARPGEVSLAHNGVLFMDEFPEFNRTVLETLRQPIETSEVMIARANAHIKYPCRFMLVAAANPCKCGYLPDPARACARVPACGEDYMGRISGPLMDRFDLRVDVPPVSYSDLNLPPSGEGSSEVAARVAAARAVQTTRYAGHEGMSANADAAGALLETVVSPDVEARDLLHRAAERFRLSARGYHRVMRVARTIADLEGAADVRRPHMAEAISFRLPDPAAGR, from the coding sequence ATGGTATCGCGGGCCTATACGGTCGCATTTCAGGGGGTCGAGGCGCGCATCGTCGAGGTGCAATGTGCGGTGACTGCGGGTCTGCCCGGTTTCTCCATCGTGGGGCTGGCGGACAAAGCCGTGTCAGAAGCGCGCGACCGGGTGCGTACTGCGCTCAGCGCCATGGCCATCGCCTTGCCGTCGAAACGCATCACCGTGAACCTCTCCCCCGCCGACCTTCCAAAAGAAGGCAGCCATTTCGACCTGCCCATCGCACTCGCACTTCTGTCGGCGCTGGACATCCTGCCGGATGATATCACGCAAAACGTCGTGGCTTTGGGGGAGCTTTCGCTCGACGGAACGCTCATGCCCGTCGTCGGCGCCCTTCCCGCAGCCATGGCCGCTGCCACCCACGACCGCAGCCTTTTGTGCCCCACAGGATCAGGGGCAGAGGCCGCTTGGGTGGGTAAAACACAGGTCATCGCCGCCGCCAATTTGGGCGATGTCGTCCGCCATTACACAGGCCAAGTGCCAATCACTCCCGCAGAGCCGGGGGAGGTGCCGTTAATCGCAGCAGGCCGCGATTTGCGCGAAGTCAAAGGTCAGGAGCGGGCCAAACGGGCGCTGGAGATCGCCGCCGCCGGGCGGCACCATCTGATGTTGGTCGGCACGCCGGGCTCGGGCAAGTCCATGCTGGCGGCGCGGCTGCCGGGCATCCTGCCGCCGCTCACCGCGACCGAGGCGCTTGAGACCTCGATGATCCATTCCCTCGCAGGGTTGCTCGACGAAGGCGGCATTTCCCGCAGTCGCCCTTTTCGCGAGCCGCATCACACCGCCTCCATGGCCGCCATCATCGGCGGCGGACGGCAGGCGCGCCCGGGGGAGGTATCACTGGCGCATAACGGCGTGCTTTTCATGGATGAATTTCCTGAATTCAACCGGACGGTCCTCGAAACCCTGCGCCAACCCATCGAGACCTCAGAGGTGATGATCGCGCGCGCCAACGCCCACATAAAATACCCCTGCCGGTTCATGCTCGTGGCCGCAGCGAACCCCTGCAAATGCGGATACCTGCCCGATCCGGCCCGCGCCTGCGCCCGCGTTCCAGCCTGCGGCGAAGACTATATGGGCCGCATCTCAGGCCCGCTGATGGACCGTTTTGACCTGCGCGTCGATGTCCCCCCGGTAAGCTACAGCGACCTCAACCTGCCGCCCAGCGGCGAAGGCTCATCCGAGGTCGCCGCGAGGGTCGCCGCTGCGCGGGCGGTGCAGACGACGCGCTATGCCGGACATGAAGGCATGTCGGCCAATGCCGATGCAGCGGGCGCGCTGCTCGAAACTGTGGTCAGCCCGGATGTGGAAGCGCGTGACCTGCTGCACCGCGCGGCAGAGCGCTTTCGCCTCTCTGCACGCGGCTATCACCGGGTGATGCGCGTGGCACGTACCATCGCTGATTTAGAGGGGGCAGCCGACGTACGCCGCCCCCATATGGCCGAAGCGATCAGCTTTCGCCTGCCTGACCCGGCGGCAGGGCGTTAA
- the rsmI gene encoding 16S rRNA (cytidine(1402)-2'-O)-methyltransferase, giving the protein MKFLKTELAPGLYFVGVPIGTARDITLRALDTLASADLLAAEDTRSLRRLMEIHGVPLEGRRVIALHDHSGTSVQERLIAAIREGKSVAYASEAGMPLIADPGFELSRAAAEAGVMLTCAPGPSAVLTALALGGLPTDAFFFAGFLPNSKSARIAALEKLRDVPGTLVCYESPKRLGAMLRDAATALGAGRKAAMCRELTKKFEEIQRDTLENLAEIYQAQAPKGEVVVLIDRGRSDSVNQLDLETDLQRALKELSMRDAVDLVAQAHGLPRRQVYQAALALGKG; this is encoded by the coding sequence TTGAAATTCCTCAAGACAGAGCTAGCCCCGGGACTTTATTTCGTGGGCGTCCCAATTGGCACCGCGCGCGATATCACGCTGCGCGCGCTGGACACGCTCGCCTCGGCAGATCTGCTGGCGGCGGAGGACACCCGTAGCCTGCGCCGACTGATGGAAATTCACGGGGTGCCGCTAGAGGGGCGCAGGGTGATCGCCCTGCACGACCACAGCGGCACTTCGGTGCAAGAGCGGCTTATCGCAGCAATCAGAGAAGGAAAATCGGTGGCCTATGCGTCAGAGGCAGGGATGCCCCTGATCGCCGACCCCGGCTTTGAGTTGAGCCGTGCCGCCGCCGAGGCCGGGGTGATGCTGACCTGCGCGCCGGGGCCCTCGGCCGTGCTGACCGCGCTGGCGCTGGGCGGCTTGCCGACGGACGCATTTTTCTTTGCGGGTTTTCTGCCCAATAGCAAATCCGCCCGGATCGCGGCGCTGGAAAAGCTGCGCGACGTGCCCGGGACGCTGGTTTGTTACGAATCGCCGAAACGACTTGGGGCGATGCTGCGCGACGCGGCCACCGCACTGGGCGCGGGGCGCAAGGCTGCGATGTGCCGGGAGTTGACCAAGAAATTTGAGGAGATCCAGCGCGACACGCTCGAAAATCTTGCAGAGATCTATCAAGCCCAAGCACCAAAAGGCGAAGTGGTCGTGTTGATTGATCGAGGCCGTTCAGACTCTGTTAATCAACTTGATCTAGAAACTGACCTACAACGGGCGCTGAAGGAACTGTCAATGCGTGACGCTGTCGATTTGGTGGCACAGGCCCATGGCCTGCCACGGCGGCAAGTTTATCAAGCGGCATTGGCGCTCGGCAAGGGTTAG
- the cobU gene encoding bifunctional adenosylcobinamide kinase/adenosylcobinamide-phosphate guanylyltransferase: protein MLPRTTFALGGAASGKSEWAEALVNNTGMPKTYLATGRIWDDEVQERVNKHQARRDTGWRTVECPLDLSAPLAELPAGEIVLIDCATMWLSNHLMEGSDLDAAQSQLLDALRGCAPHWVIVSNEVGQGIVPDNAMARQFREAQGRLNIALAAEAETVVQVVVGLPQLLKGELP from the coding sequence ATGTTGCCTAGAACTACCTTTGCCCTAGGCGGGGCGGCCTCAGGCAAGTCGGAATGGGCGGAAGCGCTCGTGAATAACACCGGTATGCCAAAGACTTACCTCGCCACCGGACGCATCTGGGATGATGAAGTTCAAGAACGTGTGAACAAACATCAAGCAAGACGCGATACGGGCTGGCGCACCGTCGAATGCCCGCTTGATCTGTCCGCGCCGCTGGCGGAACTCCCCGCTGGCGAAATTGTGCTGATCGATTGCGCGACGATGTGGCTGAGCAATCATCTCATGGAAGGCAGTGATCTCGACGCGGCGCAGTCGCAGCTTTTGGATGCCCTGCGCGGCTGCGCGCCCCATTGGGTCATCGTCTCTAACGAGGTCGGCCAAGGCATCGTGCCCGACAACGCCATGGCCCGTCAGTTCCGCGAGGCGCAGGGGCGGTTGAATATCGCACTGGCGGCGGAGGCGGAAACCGTGGTGCAGGTCGTCGTTGGCCTGCCGCAACTGCTGAAAGGTGAACTGCCGTGA
- a CDS encoding penicillin-binding protein activator, which translates to MIACFRAFRKKMHLLLLPLFAVILAACQPVAIGGANSGGPSIDPSAPVPVALLVPRGGSASDELLAKNLENAARLAMRDLGGVQIDLRVYGTAGNASKAAAAASQAVNEGAKIILGPVYGEAANAAGVAVASSGVNVISFSNNPTIAGGNVFVLGPTFANTANRLVSFAKRNGKDKMVVLHGQDLAGQLGRDAIVQAISANGATLAGTVDYALSQESVVAAVPRVKATIEGSDANALFLTTSSASALPLFAELLPQAGIQSATTQYVGLTRWDIPQQTLALPGVQGGWFALPDTAASGAFSIRYKAAYGSEPHPLAGLAFDGIAAIGSLVKGGKSNALTGAALTQGAGFQGASGIFRLRRDGTNERALAVATIRNSRVVVLDPAPRGFGGAGF; encoded by the coding sequence ATGATTGCCTGTTTCCGAGCCTTCCGCAAGAAGATGCACTTGCTTTTGCTGCCTCTCTTCGCGGTCATTCTGGCGGCTTGTCAGCCAGTTGCCATCGGCGGCGCCAATTCTGGCGGCCCAAGCATTGATCCTTCGGCCCCCGTACCGGTCGCGCTTTTGGTGCCGCGTGGCGGCTCTGCCAGCGATGAGCTGCTGGCCAAGAACCTTGAGAACGCGGCGCGTCTTGCCATGCGTGATCTGGGTGGGGTCCAGATTGATCTGCGCGTCTACGGCACCGCGGGCAATGCCAGCAAAGCCGCCGCCGCGGCCTCTCAGGCGGTGAATGAGGGGGCTAAAATTATCCTCGGGCCGGTTTACGGCGAAGCGGCCAATGCGGCCGGGGTGGCGGTTGCCTCCTCCGGCGTCAATGTGATCTCTTTCTCCAACAATCCGACCATTGCAGGTGGCAATGTCTTCGTGCTCGGGCCGACCTTTGCCAATACCGCCAACCGTTTGGTCAGCTTTGCCAAGCGCAACGGCAAGGACAAAATGGTTGTCCTGCATGGCCAAGACCTTGCCGGTCAATTGGGCCGCGATGCGATCGTGCAGGCGATCAGCGCCAATGGCGCGACGCTGGCGGGCACCGTTGACTATGCGCTGAGCCAAGAATCGGTCGTGGCCGCCGTGCCGCGGGTTAAAGCGACCATCGAAGGCAGCGATGCGAATGCGCTGTTCCTCACCACTTCCTCAGCTAGCGCCTTGCCGCTTTTCGCAGAGCTTCTTCCCCAGGCCGGCATTCAGTCTGCAACCACGCAGTATGTAGGTCTGACCCGTTGGGACATCCCGCAGCAAACGCTGGCTCTGCCCGGCGTACAGGGCGGCTGGTTTGCCCTGCCTGACACAGCGGCGAGTGGTGCTTTCTCCATCCGTTATAAGGCGGCCTATGGCAGCGAGCCCCATCCTTTGGCCGGGCTGGCCTTTGACGGGATCGCGGCGATTGGGTCTTTGGTGAAGGGTGGCAAATCCAATGCGCTCACCGGGGCGGCACTGACCCAAGGAGCGGGTTTCCAAGGCGCCAGCGGCATCTTCCGTCTGCGCCGGGACGGCACCAACGAGCGTGCGCTGGCCGTAGCCACGATCCGCAATAGCCGTGTCGTCGTGCTGGACCCAGCGCCACGCGGCTTTGGCGGAGCTGGTTTCTGA
- a CDS encoding YraN family protein: protein MAQGDTGTMRIPAKRQRGRMAYHAGIAAENRIAQDYERRGFAIARRRWRGRAGEIDLILRDGAALIFVEVKQSRSFARAAESLSARQMQRIYRSAEEFLAGEPAGSLTEVRFDVALVDGQGATEIIENAFGHG from the coding sequence ATGGCGCAGGGTGATACAGGAACGATGCGAATTCCGGCCAAACGCCAACGGGGTCGCATGGCCTATCACGCCGGGATCGCCGCCGAGAATAGGATCGCGCAAGACTACGAAAGGCGGGGCTTTGCCATTGCCCGCCGCCGCTGGCGGGGTCGCGCCGGAGAAATTGATTTAATCCTACGCGATGGAGCCGCCTTAATCTTTGTCGAAGTGAAGCAAAGCCGAAGTTTCGCGCGCGCCGCGGAGAGCCTTTCTGCCCGACAGATGCAGCGCATTTACCGCTCTGCCGAAGAATTCCTGGCGGGCGAGCCTGCCGGTAGCCTGACTGAAGTGCGTTTTGATGTGGCGCTTGTCGATGGGCAGGGGGCTACGGAAATCATTGAAAACGCCTTTGGCCACGGCTGA